The segment CTTTGCTTCCTCTGCTTCGGCTTTAGCCTGTTTAGCCAATTCCCGCCGACGTTCTTCGGTTAAAGGAGGAACGCTAATTATAACACTGTCACCATTGTTCATAGGATTAAAACCTAAATTGGCCTGCATAATCCCTTTTTCAATTTGAGGAATTGTTCCGCGTTCAAAAGGTTGAACAGTTATAGTACGGGCATCGGGAGTATTTACGTTTGCAACCTGGTTAAGTGGAGTCATACTACCGTAGTATTCTACCATAACACTTCCCAACATCGCAGGACTTGCCTTCCCGGCTCTAATGTTTAGCAGTTGTTTCTCCAGGTGCTTGATAGCGTTTTGCATATTTTCCTCTGTGCTATCCAGTATAAAATCTACTTCTTCGTTCATTTCTTCTTGTCTTAAGTTTGAAAAAAGTCTGTATATTATAAATTAACTTTTGTGCCTACTTTTTCTCCTGAAACCACTTTATGAAGATTTCCGGGTGTATTCATGTCAAAAACTATTATTGGCAATTGATTTTCCTGGCTTAGTGTGAAAGCAGTGGTATCCATTACTTTTAACCCCTTTTTCAAAACCTCGTCAAAAGAAATATAGTCAAATTTAGTAGCCATTTTATCCTTTTCAGGATCTGCAGTGTAAATTCCATCTACCCGGGTGCCTTTTAAAATAACATCGGCGTGAATTTCAATTGCTCTTAAAACCGCGGCAGAATCTGTTGTAAAATAGGGGTTTCCAGTACCCCCTCCAAAGATTACCACTCTTCCTTTTTCAAGATGTCTTATAGCTTTCCTTCTTATAAAAGGCTCTGCTACCTCATTAATCTTTATTGCAGATTGAAGGCGTGTTTGTATACCTGCATCTTCCAGGGCACTTTGTAATGCCAAACCATTAATTACTGTTGCGAGCATTCCCATATGGTCACCCTGTACCCGGTCCATCCCTTTACTGGCACCTGCCACTCCTCTAAAAATATTACCTCCACCAATCACAATTGCCACTTCTACCCCTAAATCACAAACAGATTTTATTTCCGCGGCATATTCTGAAAGACGTTGAGGGTCTATTCCATACTGTCGGTTTCCCATTAAGGCTTCACCCGATAACTTCAAGAGGATTCTGTTGTACTGCATAAGGATTTTTAGATAAGTGTTGCAAATATAGACAATATCTTAAATTGTGAATGAATTGGCCTGGCCTAATGTATTTTACTTTGCCTTTTTAGGAAAAATTTAAGTTTATAGCTGCTGGAGGTAAGCATAGCGAGGGTTTTGACAATATTACAGGTCATAGGATTGGCCGGATTTTTGCTATCTTTGATTTATAAGAAAATTAAAACAAAAACTAATAATGATAGGATATTATGTAATAGCGGGTCTTATATTTATTGTAAGCTTGTACGTAAGCAATAAACTTAAGAGCAAGTTTAAGACCTATTCCAAAGTGCATCTTCAAAATGGGATGAGTGGAAAAGAAATCGCTGAAAAAATGCTTTATGATAATGGTATTACTGATGTAAAAGTAATTTCCACTCCGGGAATGCTGACAGATCATTACAACCCGGCCAAAAAGACAGTAAATTTAAGTGAAGGAGTTTATACACAGCGCAATGCAGCTGCTGCTGCGGTGGCGGCACATGAATGTGGTCACGCAGTTCAACATGCCAAGGCATATGGCTGGTTACAAATGCGTAGTCAACTGGTACCAGTGGTAAGTATTGCATCCCGGTTTTCTCAATGGGCAATCATGGGTGGCTTAATACTTATGACGATGGTCTCAGTAGGGGTGGGGCAAACTGTATTACTTATAGGAATTATTCTATATGGAATGGGAACGCTTTTTAGTTTTATAACCCTTCCTGTAGAATATGATGCCAGTAAGCGGGCACTTGTTTGGCTGGAAACAGAAAATATGTTATCACCACAGGAACACGATGCAGCTGAAGATTCTCTAAAATGGGCAGCACGTACATATGTTGTGGCGGCAATAGGTTCTCTTGCTACGTTGCTATATTTTGTGAGTATCTACCTTGGGAGAGATTAGGGAAATTATAAAATATAAAGGGCGGTTTCTTCAGAAACCGCCCTTTTTTTTGTAATAGATTTTTTTCAACCTCTTATCTGCGCAATTCTCTCGTCCAGTAGCTTAAGTGCTATTCCTTCAGTACCCATAAGGTCAAAAAGATCCAGCGCTCTTCTAATAGTTTGTTCCTCTTCCATTTGTTCCTGGACAAACCACTGGAGAAAATATTCTGATGCCAGATCCTGCACTTTTCTACATCGGAATACAATGTTATGAATGGATTTGGTAATCGCAATTTCCTGGTCCAGGGCAGCTTCAAAAATTTTCTGAAGAGAGTTAAAATCGTGACTTATATTGTCAACTTCAGGAGAATAGGCAGTACCTCCATTATCATTAATAAAATGAAATATCTTCATCATATGCTCCCTTTCTTCAGCAGATTGATCGTAAAAGAATTTCGCGCTGTAGGTGAGGGCGTTTTGATCGCACCAGGAAGCCATTGCTAAATACACAGAAGAAGAGTGGGCTTCCTTTTTTATTTGCTCATTAAGAAGGTCCATGATATCTACATGAATTCCTAACTTTTGTCTCACTAAATCTTTCATCTTCCTTTTTTTATAAAGTTAAGCAAATGGGAAGAATTAGCGTGATGACGAGCTAATTTATAATTGATCTTGTTAAAGGGAATGTACTAAAATGTAACCAGGGAATTTAATTCCAGCATTACAAAACTGCCGTGAATTAGATCCTTAAGATCTATAATTTCTGAAGTGTCAAGAATAAAGATGTGTTCCCTGTTACAAAGTACCAAAATCTCCAAACCGTGTTTATTTTCTCCGGAAAAATGGGTGTGAAGGTCAATTTTCTTTACCTGTTGCCTTAAAGCAAGCAGTTGACAGAAACTGAACTTTATTATTTTTCCCTGAAAATCAATGAAAATACACCTGCTATTATCGCACTGGTAAGAGGTGTATCGCCGGGACTGGAAAAGTGTTCTCATAGTTGGGAACAAAAATATTTCTTATTTAGAATTAATCCAAGTAATTAAACTTTTATTTGTCTTTGAATTTGTTGATTTAACGAGATGAAGGTTTCAGTTCTTGAAACACCCTCAATTGCCTGAATATTTTTATTAAGAACAGCCATTAAATGCTCATTATCCTTGCAAAGGATCTTTAAAAATATTGACCAGTTTCCTGTGGTGTAATGACATTCGAGAACTTCGGGGATTTCTTTAAGTTTCTTTACAGCCTGAGGGTTACTCACAGCTTTGTCAAGATAAACTCCTACAAAGGCCAGGGTAGTGTAGCCTAAAATCCTGGGGTTGATCATTAATTTAGTGCCTTCTATTAAACCAGCTTTCTCAAGTTTTCTCAATCTTTGATGAATAGCGGCTCCACTTATCCCAATAATTCGGGCAATTTCTAAAATGGGTTTACGGGCATCTTCCATTAAGTAGTTAAGGATGGTTTTATCTATTCCATCAATACTTACTTTTTCATCTACTATCTTCATGGTTTAGGGATTTTGGGGTGGGGGAAGATTTAATTGCCGACTTCCCCGAAGGGGTTATAGCCTAAATATTCAGTTTCTTTTTCTTTAAAAATAATACCGTGTGCTTCAAGTTCTTCAAGCAATGGATTATATACTTCTTTGCTTATAGGTATCTGGACGCCGGGGGTTTGTATTTTTTTATTTAAAATGGCAAGAGTAGCAATTGCTACAGGTAAACCTACTGTTTTAGCCATTGCGGTATAGGTTTGATCCTGTCCAAGAAGCACCATAGTAGAATCTATTTGTTTCTTCTCTCCATTAATTTCATATCCAAATTTGTGGTACATCACGATCATATCTTTGTCATCTTCAGCCAAAGTCCATTTGTCTTCTAAAATTTTTTGGAGTGCCTGTGCAGGAGTTGCATTGGCAATTCCAATTTTCTTTTTGGCGTTGAAGAGGTCCAGTTCTACAATTTTATCCCACATAATATCATCCTGATCTATTTTAAGACTGTGACGCAACTTTAACTCAACAGTATCTGTTGGAGAATAGGGTAGGAAGGAGTTCACAAAATCCCTGTAGCTCATATTTTCAGAATCCTGTAGCTCATAAGTGTCATCTGTCATTCCCAGTTGCACAAACATATTCCATGCTCTGCTAAAACCTACTCTTCTTATGGTTCCGCGGTAGAGGGTGAGTATGTCTTCCAGGCCATAGATACTGCGGTAGTCAAGAGAGTTCCTATTTGCATAGCCTTCAAATTTCCCAAAGCCCTCAATATGCAGGAACTCAGTTCGGCGAAAAAGGCGGTGATAAGGAATGTACTTATATTTTCCCTCCTGGATAAATTCAGCTACACCTCCCTGTCCTGCTACCACGACATTACGGGGGTTCCAGGTAAATTTGTAATTCCATAGATTTGTATCGCTTTCCGGGGCAACTAAACCTCCGGTGAAAGATTCAAACATTAGCATTTTCCCTCCTGAATTTTTAATACGGTCAATAACCTGCATGGCACTCATATGATCAATTCCGGGATCTACCCCAATTTCATTCATGAAGACAAGACCTTTTTCCTGGACTTCCTTATCCAGAGCTTTCATTTCTTTGCTTACATAAGAGGCTGTTACCAGGTTCTTGTTGTATTTCAGGCAATCGCGTGCGACTTCGATATGAAATCTTGCGGGCAGCATGGAAATCACAATATCTGCTTCCATAATAGCTTTTTCTCGCTCTTCTTTATTAAAGATGTCAAGAGAAATAGCTTTGCTCCTGGCATGGCTTTGAGAAAGTTTTTTTACCTGGGAGAGATCTTTATCAGCAATTATGAGAAAAAGATCTTCAGAAGAAGATTTTTCCAGAAGATAATTAATGAGTACCGAAGTCGATTTACCTAGCACCTATTACCAGGATTTGTCGCATATTAAAATTTTCTTAATTAATTTTACAGGCTAATTACACGAATGTAATTAATTGTTGACACTTAAAAAACTTCAGAATGGGCAGACGGTTCTATATAGCAGGAATAATTTTTGGATTGACGGCAGTTATTCTCGGTGCTTTTGCTGCCCATGGACTTAAGCTAAGTTCTCACACCAGAAGCACGAGACACATTTGAAACGGGAGTAAGGTTCCAGATGTACCATGCCTTACTGCTGCTGATTCTGGGCAATTTGAAGACTGCTTTTTCTCCCCTTTTTAATTGGATATTTTACTTTCTTGTTGTTGGAATTCTTCTGTTTTCAGGATCCATATTCCTGCTCGCTACTAATGAATTAACCGGGATGAATTTTAAGGTACTTGGTCCTGTAACTCCCATTGGTGGGAGTTTGTTAATCTTTTGTTGGGGCTTATTATTGTTTTATTTTATAAAGTTAAAAAAGGAATAAAAAAAAGTTTTCCACGGCTTTACGTATAGGATTTTCTACTTTTGTAGCCTAAACAAACATTCAATTCAAATTTTTATGTGGGCAAACAAAGAAATTACGAAAACGATTGCGCTGAAAAAGTACGGGATAAAAAATTCCATAGTACACTACCAATTGTCTCCGGAAGAACTTCATCAAATAACAATTGAAAAGGGACAGGGAATGGAAGCCAGTTCCGGTGCTTTGGCAGTGAATACAGGTGAATTTACTTAAGCAGGTCACCAAAGGATCGATTCCTTGTGAAAGATGATGAAACCAGAGACAGGGTTTGGTGGGGGGATATCAATATCCCATTTGATCCTGGGAAGTTTGACGCTTTGTATACTAAGGTGGTGGATTACCTGGCCGGGAAGGAAGTATTTGTTAGAGACTGCTATGCATGCGCAGAAGGAAATCACCTAGGTTAAACATCCGGGTGGTGAACGAATATGCCTGGTCTAATCTTTTTGCTTATAACATGTTTCTTCGACCCGAAGAAGACGAGCTCCGGGATTTCAAAGAGGATTGGATTATTATCAATGCTCCGGGCTTTAAGGCAAATCCTTCAGAAGATGGCACAAGACAGGAAAATTTTTCTATTTTAAATTTTTCCAGGAAAATAGCTCTTATTGGAGGAACTTAGTTATACGGGAGAAATTAAAAAAGGCATTTTTTCGGCCTTGAATTTTATTTTGCTTAGAGTACATAAGAAAACACTTCCAATGCACTGTTCAGCAAATATTGGCAGGGACGATGATACAGCTATCTTTTTTGGACTCTCGGGAACGGGAAAGACAACTCTTTCTGCAGATCCCAATAGAAAATTAATAGGAGATGATGAACATGGCTGGACAACAGATAATGTTATCTTTAATTTTGAAGGTGGATGTTATGCAAAAGTGATAAATCTTACAGAAGAAAATGAACCCGATATTTTTCGGGCTATAAAACCCGGTGCAATTTTAGAAAACGTCATTTTGGATAAAGATGGAGATGTGGAATACACCAATACTTCTATTACTCCTAACACAAGAGTAAGTTATCCTATTTATCACATAGATAATATTGCTGTTCCATCTATTGGAAAGAACCCCAAAAATATCTTTTTTCTTACAGCAGATGCTTTTGGAGTATTGCCTCCCATAAGCAAATTAAACCCAGGTCAGGCAGCATATCATTTTATAAGTGGGTACACTGCAAAGGTTGCAGGAACTGAAAAGGGGATCGATGAGCCACAGCCAAATTTTTCAGCCTGTTTTGGAGCCCCGTTTATGCCGCTTAATCCCACTGTATATGGGGAAATGCTTAGCAAAAAGATGAAGGCAGCGAATGTAAACGTGTGGCTTGTGAATACGGGGTGGACTGGTGGAGCCTATGGTACTGGCAGCAGGATGAAGTTGAAGTATACCCGGGCCATGATTGATGCCGCTTTAGAAGGCAGTTGGAAAATGTTTCTTACACAAAACATCCGGTCTTTGGATTGCAAATGCCCACGGAATGCCCAAATGTACCGTCAAATGTATTAAACCCGAGAGAAACCTGGCACGACAAAAGTGCTTATGATGACAGGGCAAAAAAGCTGGCTAAGTTCTTTTAAGGCCAACTTTGCCAAATTTGAAGAAAACGCTAATAAAGAAATCCTCTCGGGAGGACCAATTATATAACCTTTAAGCTTACTAAAAGCAAAAGTAGAGTAATCATCTCAGGAATGAATGCTTAGGCTTTCTAAATTACAATTGAGGAAAGGTAATTGTTATTTTTTATTAGCTTCTTTAATATATTTTTGAAGAGCCATTGTCATTGATGGCGTTTCTGGAGTAGGAGCCTGGATATTAACAATCAGCCCGTGTTCCTTTGCTGCTTTAACAGTGGTGTTTCCAAAAACCGCAATTTTAGTTTCCTTTTGTTCAAAATCAGGGAAATTTTCAAATAGAGATTTGATTCCGCTGGGACTAAAGAAAACAAGGATGTCATAATACACATCCCTCAAATGGGAAAGATCGCTTACTACCGTTCTGTAAAAAACGCCTTGCTTCCAGTCAACTCCAAGTTTATTTAGAGTTTTAGGCACATCGGGTTTTAGCATATCAGAAGCAGGGAGAAGGAATTTCTCATTCTTATACTTCTTTATATAGGGAGAAAGTTCAGCGAACGTTCTTTTACCTACATAGATCTTCCTTTTTCGATAGACTACATATTTTTGTAAATAGTAGGCTACGGCTTCACTTAAGCAAAAATATTTCAGCGTGTCCGGCACCTTATATCTCATTTCTTCAGCAATACGAAAGAAATGATCTACAGAGTTTCTACTTGTAAGAATGACAGCAGAATACCGGGTAAGATCAATTTTTTGTTGTCTTACGTCCTTAGAAGAAACCCCTTCAACGTGGATAAAAGGAATGAAATCAATTTTTACCTTTTGTTTTTCTTCCAGCTCAGAATACGGTGAGTTTTCTAATTTAGGTTCTGGTTGAGAAATCAAAATTGTTTTCACTTTCATATAATATCACATTTAATCTTTAGCTGGTTGTAATTAGCTTAAACAAAATAACATAAGGGGTAATTTCGAGAGCGCAAAGGTACAAAATAAAATAGAACCAATTGCGGGAAACGAGGGATCCATTTTTTCTAATGATACGAAAATAGGTATAGAGAATAGCAAAGCCAAAAATTCCTATAACTGTGAAAATTGCATTTTTGGCAGGATTAGGGGAATAAACAAGGAAAATTATAACAGGTAAAAAGCAAAGAGTAATAAAATTTCTATAGGTATGCTTTTGAAATAAATAATGTTCTGCAGTATCATCTATATCAAAAACGTTAGCAATAATTTTTTCCACGGTAATTTTTAGAAGAACAAAAAAGCTGTAAGCCGTGAAAATTCTTAAAATTATGACTCCCGGATCCTTTAATGCTTAAGTGAAATAAAAATGCGGTATAATATGAACAGGAATATCGATATGCTAAGAACATGAACAAAGAACATAATGACATTAAATCCAAAAAGGGCCTTATGTTCTTTATTCTTAATGATCATAAACTTTCCAGACCTGAAGATAGAAATAAAGTCATCAAACCTATGCTGAAATAGCTGTTTTCCAAGCACTAGTAATAGTAGTACAAGTATAATAACCATTGTAGGCAAATCATTAGAAGTACTATATCTTTCTAAGGCTTCCAAATTTTCTTATTTTATGCAAATGTATAATTTATAGGGTTAAAAGTTGGAAGTAATTTTGAAGTTGTAAAGCTCAAAATTAGTTACATTTGCTCAAAAATTTTGGCATGTCAAATGGGATTATTATAATACCCACTTACAATGAAATTGAAAATATTGAGCGCTTAATTAGAAACATTTTTTCCCTGCAGCGTAAATTTCACATTTTAGTGGTTGATGATAATTCTCCCGATCAAACAGCTTCAAAGGTTAAAGCATTACAGGCAGAATTTTTTGGGGCACTGTTTTTGGAAGTACGCCAGGAGAAGAACGGTCTTGGAACCGCTTATATTCATGGGTTTCAATGGGCACTTCAAAGGGATTACGAGTACATTTTTGAAATGGATGCCGATTTCTCGCACAACCCTAATGACCTCATTAGGTTGTATAATGCTTGTGCAAGGAAAGGGGCCGATGTTGCCATTGGATCGCGGTACGTAACTTAAGTGTTAACGTTATTAACTGGCCCATGAGCCGGGTTTTATTGTCCTGGCTGGCTTCAAAATATGTTAGGGTAGTAACGGGAATGAGAATTCACGATACCACCGCAGGTTTTGTTTGTTATAAACGTAAAGTTCTGGAAGATATTAAACTGGAGAAAATTCAATTTGTTGGATATGCGTTTCAAATTGAAATGAAATTTAAATCCCATTTGTTAAATTTCAAAATAAAGGAAGTTCCGGTAATCTTTACCGACAGGACAAGAGGAACTTCAAAAATGAGCAGCGGCATAATTTCTGAAGCTGTATTTGGGGTAATTAATATGAAATTTAAAAGTCTTTTTAATAAGATGTCTACGTAATGAAGAAGGTTTTAATTAAGCATGCACGTATTGTTAATGAAGGAACAATAACCGAAGGAGATGTATTTATTGAAAATGGTATTATAGCTGAAATAGCAGACAGCATAAGTGCCAAATCTCCTGATGTAAACATTATAGATGCCGAGGGAAATTATCTCATGCCGGGTGTTATCGATGATCAGGTGCATTTCCGGGAACCGGGGTTAACTCATAAGGAAACTATAGAATCGGGATCACGGGCGGCAGTAGCAGGTGGAATAACCTCTTTTATTGAAATGCCCAATACATTGCCACAAACTACTACAATTGAAAAATTGCAGGAGAAGTTTGAACTGGCAAAAAATACTTCCTACGCCAATTATTCCTTTATGTTTGGTGGCACAAATGACAACCTTTCAGAAATTTTAAAGGTAGACCCTAAAACCACAGCGGCTATTAAACTCTTCCTGGGTTCCTCAACGGGAAATATGCTTGTAGATGATCCCGGGGTGCTGGAAGAAATATTTACAAAGTCACCTTTAATGATAGCTGTACATTGTGAGGATGAAGCTACTATTCAAAAGAACCTTGAAGAGTATACAGAAAAATATGGTGACGATATTCCCGTGGAACTGCATCCAAAAATAAGAAGTGAAGAAGCCTGTTATATTTCTTCCTCAAGAGCAGTGGCATTGGCTAAAAAAACAGGTGCAAGGCTCCACGTGTTTCATCTCTCGACTGCAAAGGAATTATCATTATTTGAAAATAAGAAGCCATTAAAAGATAAAAAAATTACTGCAGAAGTTTGTGTGCACCATTTATGGTTCAACGAAGCCGACTATCAGAAAAAAGGAACATTTATAAAATGGAATCCTGCAATTAAGACCAAAAATGATCAGGAAGCACTATTACAGGGATTAATTGATAATCGTATTGATGTAGTAGCCACAGATCATGCCCCACATACACGGGAAGAAAAAAGAACGTATATACTAAAGCTCCAAGTGGTGGGCCTTTAGTACAACACGCCCTGCTTAAGCAATGCTTCAGCTTTATCATCAGGAGAAGATAAGCCTCGAGAAGATTGTCGAGAAGATGTGCCATAACCCTGCAATCCTGTTCCAAATAGAAAAGCGGGGATTCATAAGGGTAGGTTATAAAGCCGATCTTGTCCTGGTAGATCTTAATTCGCCCTGGGCCGTGCAACCAAGCAATATTGAATATAAGTGTGGATGGTCTCCTTTTGAGGGAGTAACGTTTAAATCAAGGATCACCCATACCTTTGTGAATGGGAGGCTGGTATATAAAAATTTCAAATTTTTGCCTTTTGCTCCCGGAGCGGAACAATTGACCTTTGACAGAAAATAAATTTATGAAATTCCGGATGCTGATCTTAGTGGGTTTACTTGCTCTTTCCTGTCAGGATATTGAGAAAGTAGAAAGGCCGGAAAATCTTATACCTGAAAGTAAAATGGTTGAGGTTTTGACAGATCTCTCGTTAATGATTTCTGCAAGAAATTTTAACTTAGCGAATGCTGGAAGAAACAGGTTTTAAACCTGGAGAGTTCCTTTACCAAAAGCATAACATTGACAGTCTTAGCCTGGCGGAAAGCACAAAATTTTATGCTAAGGACCCGGCTAATTTGGAGCGAATTTACTTGAAAGTACAGCAGAATCTGGATTCCTTAAAAACTGATTTAGAAGTAATAAGGGAAGAGGAGAAAAGAATTCAGGATTCTATTAATTCCCTTGTTCCTGAAGGTGATTCTTTGCGAACAAGGAGAGATTCGTTAGTGAAAGGAAATAATCTTGTGCCCGTATCTAAGGCTATAGACACTTTAAAGCCTCTTCCTGAAATGCGACGAAACAGAAATCCTACTTAACCGGAATTGTTCCTTTTGTAAAAATTTGCTGTTTC is part of the Antarcticibacterium sp. 1MA-6-2 genome and harbors:
- the frr gene encoding ribosome recycling factor; this encodes MNEEVDFILDSTEENMQNAIKHLEKQLLNIRAGKASPAMLGSVMVEYYGSMTPLNQVANVNTPDARTITVQPFERGTIPQIEKGIMQANLGFNPMNNGDSVIISVPPLTEERRRELAKQAKAEAEEAKIGIRNDRKIANNDLKKLDISEDALKIAEDNVQELTDKHIKKVDQIFENKEKEIMTI
- the pyrH gene encoding UMP kinase, with translation MQYNRILLKLSGEALMGNRQYGIDPQRLSEYAAEIKSVCDLGVEVAIVIGGGNIFRGVAGASKGMDRVQGDHMGMLATVINGLALQSALEDAGIQTRLQSAIKINEVAEPFIRRKAIRHLEKGRVVIFGGGTGNPYFTTDSAAVLRAIEIHADVILKGTRVDGIYTADPEKDKMATKFDYISFDEVLKKGLKVMDTTAFTLSQENQLPIIVFDMNTPGNLHKVVSGEKVGTKVNL
- a CDS encoding zinc metallopeptidase → MIGYYVIAGLIFIVSLYVSNKLKSKFKTYSKVHLQNGMSGKEIAEKMLYDNGITDVKVISTPGMLTDHYNPAKKTVNLSEGVYTQRNAAAAAVAAHECGHAVQHAKAYGWLQMRSQLVPVVSIASRFSQWAIMGGLILMTMVSVGVGQTVLLIGIILYGMGTLFSFITLPVEYDASKRALVWLETENMLSPQEHDAAEDSLKWAARTYVVAAIGSLATLLYFVSIYLGRD
- a CDS encoding ferritin, coding for MKDLVRQKLGIHVDIMDLLNEQIKKEAHSSSVYLAMASWCDQNALTYSAKFFYDQSAEEREHMMKIFHFINDNGGTAYSPEVDNISHDFNSLQKIFEAALDQEIAITKSIHNIVFRCRKVQDLASEYFLQWFVQEQMEEEQTIRRALDLFDLMGTEGIALKLLDERIAQIRG
- a CDS encoding Lrp/AsnC ligand binding domain-containing protein yields the protein MKIVDEKVSIDGIDKTILNYLMEDARKPILEIARIIGISGAAIHQRLRKLEKAGLIEGTKLMINPRILGYTTLAFVGVYLDKAVSNPQAVKKLKEIPEVLECHYTTGNWSIFLKILCKDNEHLMAVLNKNIQAIEGVSRTETFISLNQQIQRQIKV
- a CDS encoding DUF423 domain-containing protein, yielding MYHALLLLILGNLKTAFSPLFNWIFYFLVVGILLFSGSIFLLATNELTGMNFKVLGPVTPIGGSLLIFCWGLLLFYFIKLKKE
- a CDS encoding uroporphyrinogen-III synthase; this translates as MKVKTILISQPEPKLENSPYSELEEKQKVKIDFIPFIHVEGVSSKDVRQQKIDLTRYSAVILTSRNSVDHFFRIAEEMRYKVPDTLKYFCLSEAVAYYLQKYVVYRKRKIYVGKRTFAELSPYIKKYKNEKFLLPASDMLKPDVPKTLNKLGVDWKQGVFYRTVVSDLSHLRDVYYDILVFFSPSGIKSLFENFPDFEQKETKIAVFGNTTVKAAKEHGLIVNIQAPTPETPSMTMALQKYIKEANKK
- a CDS encoding DUF4271 domain-containing protein, with translation MEKIIANVFDIDDTAEHYLFQKHTYRNFITLCFLPVIIFLVYSPNPAKNAIFTVIGIFGFAILYTYFRIIRKNGSLVSRNWFYFILYLCALEITPYVILFKLITTS
- a CDS encoding DUF4296 domain-containing protein, with the protein product MKFRMLILVGLLALSCQDIEKVERPENLIPESKMVEVLTDLSLMISARNFNLANAGRNRF
- a CDS encoding DUF4296 domain-containing protein produces the protein MLEETGFKPGEFLYQKHNIDSLSLAESTKFYAKDPANLERIYLKVQQNLDSLKTDLEVIREEEKRIQDSINSLVPEGDSLRTRRDSLVKGNNLVPVSKAIDTLKPLPEMRRNRNPT